From the Hyphomicrobium sp. ghe19 genome, one window contains:
- a CDS encoding glycosyltransferase family 4 protein: MRILTCLGDATSIDTWSNTPFFLLEAGKIAGFLDDGWRLDTSVLRYHRLAWNAARTMQRLEMGGFQYSPSFLRRLMAQVEPIDPFAEIISHFPLFPPVESGLCRMSYYIDATLAQNFRDYGLAGRGGVGKSMVADAIARERDQYEAAERIVCMSAWAARSVVEHYRIPRRKVYVVAPGANLQLDCDGSFAPSLAGPLFPVRLGFLGKDWKRKNLQFVLEIADVLHARRIPVEIVAAGFDPNAGPRHHLMKAMGFIDKRHDMEKIARLIRSCHFTCLFSNAEALGISNRESLQLGVPVLARDVGGIPDSIPEGCGYLFDRAAPAGDIADTIQSYVQEPDRYWALREAVAGRSQEFTWAAAVQKLQAIWSGSDRHAYARMKSYA; encoded by the coding sequence ATGCGCATACTGACGTGCCTCGGCGATGCAACGTCGATTGATACGTGGAGCAACACGCCATTCTTCCTATTGGAAGCCGGAAAAATCGCTGGTTTCCTCGACGATGGCTGGCGTTTGGATACGAGCGTCCTTCGCTATCATCGCCTCGCGTGGAATGCCGCTCGAACGATGCAACGACTTGAGATGGGCGGCTTTCAGTACAGCCCGTCTTTTCTGCGGCGCCTCATGGCGCAGGTCGAACCGATAGATCCTTTCGCCGAAATCATAAGTCATTTTCCACTCTTCCCGCCGGTCGAGAGCGGGCTGTGCAGAATGAGCTACTACATCGACGCGACGCTCGCTCAGAACTTCCGCGATTACGGCTTGGCCGGACGAGGCGGCGTGGGAAAGTCGATGGTGGCTGACGCCATAGCGCGAGAACGCGACCAATACGAAGCGGCGGAGCGCATCGTATGCATGAGCGCCTGGGCCGCGCGTTCGGTGGTCGAGCATTACCGAATTCCGCGCCGCAAAGTCTACGTCGTGGCGCCGGGAGCGAATTTGCAATTGGACTGCGACGGCTCATTCGCGCCAAGTCTTGCCGGACCGCTTTTCCCAGTCAGATTGGGATTTCTGGGAAAAGATTGGAAACGCAAGAATCTTCAGTTCGTGCTGGAAATCGCCGACGTTCTGCATGCGCGGCGCATCCCGGTTGAAATCGTGGCCGCCGGATTCGATCCGAATGCCGGCCCGCGCCATCACCTCATGAAAGCCATGGGCTTCATCGACAAGCGCCACGACATGGAAAAAATCGCGCGGCTCATCCGCTCCTGCCATTTCACATGCCTCTTCTCCAATGCCGAAGCACTCGGCATCTCCAATCGAGAAAGCTTGCAGCTTGGAGTACCCGTTCTCGCGCGAGACGTCGGAGGAATTCCCGATTCGATACCGGAAGGATGCGGCTATCTTTTCGATCGCGCCGCGCCTGCGGGCGATATCGCAGACACGATCCAATCGTACGTCCAAGAACCCGATCGATATTGGGCGCTCCGCGAGGCCGTCGCCGGGAGAAGCCAGGAATTCACCTGGGCCGCCGCCGTCCAGAAATTGCAGGCAATCTGGTCCGGCTCGGATCGGCACGCATATGCAAGGATGAAGTCTTATGCATGA
- a CDS encoding glycosyltransferase translates to MKVLFVTSSLSRSGGGVATAVQALSRSLLATNADVNVVGLRDSGWESDTEEWQGIPASLLRVLGPSAIGYAPEARSCLERSGADIAHTHGIWKYPSRAVAKWGASTGRPYVVSPHGMLDPWALKHSAWKKKIAARLYENAHLRRAGCFHALCEAEAQAIRELGFRNPLCVIPNGIALPSLEDRKPAPWRSLVPEDHRVMLFLGRLHPKKNIAALIDAWPSDTTNTNWHLAIAGWDEGGYAEVLRKLVKARHLEDRIHFIGPMFGGDKDAAFRSADAFVLSSLSEGLPIAVLEAWSYGLPVLQTEACNLPEGFREKAAFRLSPEPDRIAREIRAFMGMTPEARREMGRNGRRLTERSFCWSSVAEQLLQVYAWLLDGGTPPSCVHVERSACSAA, encoded by the coding sequence ATGAAGGTGTTGTTCGTGACCAGCAGCCTTTCGCGATCGGGCGGCGGAGTGGCGACCGCTGTTCAAGCCCTTTCCCGAAGCCTGTTGGCGACGAATGCAGACGTAAACGTTGTCGGCTTGCGAGACAGTGGCTGGGAGAGCGACACGGAGGAATGGCAAGGCATTCCGGCTTCACTGCTTCGCGTCCTAGGTCCGTCGGCCATCGGATACGCGCCGGAAGCACGCAGTTGTTTGGAGCGATCGGGCGCGGACATCGCTCACACGCACGGAATCTGGAAATATCCCTCCCGCGCCGTCGCGAAATGGGGAGCGTCGACTGGCCGGCCGTATGTCGTGTCGCCTCATGGCATGTTGGACCCATGGGCGTTGAAGCATTCCGCCTGGAAGAAGAAAATCGCTGCGCGACTCTACGAGAACGCCCATCTTCGCCGTGCGGGCTGTTTTCACGCCCTCTGCGAAGCTGAAGCGCAAGCCATCCGCGAACTCGGATTCAGAAATCCTCTCTGTGTCATTCCGAATGGTATCGCGCTGCCGTCTCTCGAAGATCGTAAACCGGCTCCTTGGCGGAGCCTCGTGCCCGAAGACCATCGCGTCATGCTATTTCTCGGCCGATTGCATCCAAAGAAGAATATCGCAGCGCTCATCGATGCGTGGCCGTCCGATACAACGAATACGAATTGGCATCTTGCAATCGCAGGATGGGATGAGGGTGGCTATGCAGAAGTCCTTCGCAAGCTCGTAAAAGCGCGGCATCTCGAAGATCGCATTCACTTCATCGGACCAATGTTCGGCGGTGACAAGGACGCCGCCTTCCGCTCTGCCGATGCATTTGTGTTGTCATCGCTCAGCGAAGGGTTGCCGATTGCGGTCCTCGAAGCGTGGTCGTATGGCCTCCCGGTGCTGCAAACCGAAGCGTGCAATCTGCCGGAGGGATTTCGCGAAAAGGCGGCGTTCCGGCTGTCGCCTGAACCAGATCGGATTGCTCGCGAAATTCGTGCCTTCATGGGAATGACACCGGAGGCACGGCGAGAGATGGGGCGGAACGGCCGTCGGCTAACCGAGCGTAGCTTCTGTTGGAGTAGTGTCGCCGAACAGCTCCTCCAAGTTTACGCGTGGCTGCTTGACGGAGGAACGCCTCCTTCATGCGTCCACGTCGAACGGAGCGCATGTAGTGCAGCTTGA
- a CDS encoding transcription termination/antitermination protein NusG — protein MNCFVSERGSNPIWIAVSTHPNRERTAEFNLRNQGYDVYAPVIRKQIRHARRVSDVLRPLFPGYLFVCLASTQSRWRPILSTVGVRSVVCTRDLPCILPNQFLADLMAREKDGVIARPVSSPRVGESVRVGRGAFDGLVGKIIDLAENDRLVVLMDFLNRPVRVKISGDLLSVV, from the coding sequence ATGAACTGCTTTGTTTCAGAACGCGGCTCCAATCCCATCTGGATTGCGGTCAGCACTCATCCAAACCGCGAGCGAACGGCGGAGTTCAATCTTCGAAACCAGGGATATGACGTTTATGCGCCGGTGATCCGAAAGCAAATTCGGCACGCCCGGCGCGTGAGCGACGTGCTTCGACCTCTCTTTCCCGGCTATCTATTTGTGTGCTTGGCTTCCACGCAGAGCCGATGGCGCCCCATCTTATCGACGGTCGGCGTGAGGTCGGTCGTATGTACGCGCGACTTGCCGTGCATCCTCCCCAACCAATTCCTCGCCGATCTGATGGCGCGCGAGAAAGATGGCGTGATCGCGCGCCCCGTATCATCTCCCCGGGTCGGCGAAAGCGTGCGCGTGGGCCGCGGCGCCTTCGATGGCTTGGTCGGAAAAATCATCGACCTAGCGGAGAATGATCGTCTCGTCGTATTGATGGACTTCCTCAACAGGCCGGTCAGGGTCAAGATTTCCGGCGACTTGCTGTCGGTTGTCTAG
- a CDS encoding oligosaccharide repeat unit polymerase — MYYALLGLSAAAGAFAIFRDWTRWRDVFHPTIFCVPQLLFLYVAMPLFGLATDEFEFVSRAGYWDLLIEFQLIAAVMSMALVGGIWLGARHAGGVSISIGGRDAKAIFGVAAFIGALGSVAWIAGIINVGGFGAAYGRAYGGGWDDSGYVREAAQLGFVAAPLLVLSRRKGGMRTQDWMLVFVFLLPLLVQGLLGARRGPTFLAITGLTASYVLAFRPRIPFLLASTAAFAIGILMLWLVANRGAIYLGSDKPLDSPASQMLENWSGNEYLLSSAIVRYVSAVGEPFYGKRILAHMAGRIVPSAIWPTKYTDIVAAFGLDIDLTQQAGIPVDSIATVTGWRVANGAAPGLVGDFWMEFGMLAPLAAFAIGWLYGKLWRASRTDHRLQPVYAVLAALSIYILTQTIEAWLFRALLFGLPAMLLLKILARRPSATPAQIWHAHPLMRTRQARR; from the coding sequence GTGTACTACGCACTCTTAGGCTTGTCGGCCGCCGCTGGCGCATTCGCGATATTCCGCGATTGGACGCGCTGGCGTGACGTTTTCCATCCGACGATATTCTGCGTGCCGCAGTTGTTGTTCCTCTACGTCGCGATGCCGCTCTTCGGGCTTGCGACAGACGAGTTCGAATTCGTTTCGCGCGCCGGCTACTGGGATCTACTGATCGAGTTCCAATTGATCGCCGCCGTCATGAGCATGGCATTGGTCGGCGGAATTTGGTTGGGTGCGCGTCATGCTGGAGGCGTCTCGATCTCGATCGGGGGACGGGACGCGAAGGCCATTTTCGGCGTGGCGGCTTTTATCGGGGCATTGGGATCGGTGGCTTGGATCGCCGGCATCATCAATGTCGGCGGATTCGGTGCAGCCTATGGACGGGCTTACGGCGGTGGCTGGGACGATAGCGGTTACGTTCGTGAAGCAGCTCAGCTCGGATTTGTGGCCGCACCTTTGCTCGTCCTGTCGCGCCGCAAAGGTGGAATGAGAACGCAAGACTGGATGCTCGTGTTCGTCTTTCTTCTTCCTCTGCTCGTCCAAGGACTTCTGGGTGCTCGCCGAGGACCGACGTTTCTCGCGATAACAGGCCTGACGGCAAGTTACGTTCTCGCGTTTCGCCCGCGCATACCTTTTCTGCTTGCGTCGACGGCAGCGTTCGCGATCGGCATATTGATGTTATGGCTCGTCGCCAATCGCGGCGCGATTTATCTGGGTTCTGACAAGCCGCTCGACAGTCCGGCATCTCAGATGCTCGAAAACTGGTCGGGCAACGAATATCTCTTGTCTTCCGCCATCGTCAGATACGTCAGCGCGGTGGGCGAACCATTCTATGGCAAGCGTATTTTAGCGCACATGGCGGGCCGGATCGTTCCATCAGCCATTTGGCCAACCAAATATACGGACATCGTCGCAGCGTTTGGACTCGACATCGACTTGACGCAGCAGGCCGGCATTCCGGTTGACAGCATCGCGACCGTCACCGGCTGGAGAGTAGCAAACGGCGCGGCTCCGGGCCTAGTTGGCGACTTTTGGATGGAATTCGGAATGCTCGCGCCTCTCGCGGCCTTCGCTATCGGATGGCTCTACGGCAAGCTCTGGCGTGCAAGTCGAACCGACCACAGATTGCAGCCGGTGTACGCAGTACTGGCCGCGCTTTCGATCTATATTCTGACACAGACCATCGAAGCATGGCTGTTCAGGGCTTTGCTGTTTGGCTTGCCCGCGATGCTGCTTCTGAAAATATTGGCGCGGCGCCCAAGCGCAACTCCGGCGCAGATTTGGCACGCGCATCCGCTCATGCGAACGCGTCAGGCGCGCCGATGA
- a CDS encoding sugar transferase → MHRFVLLSVDVALIAISTLMAIALCSPQASSALAGTYLPFTMAVAVPALLIFGLNRTVWRFTSLNDCLPILAVAIWIVTLAMAAVFSFDGVQAIPLSLPVMHGLLILCLLVGVRAAMRLRHALRRRARLARALARDGRQSVLLIGLSPVAELFLRCAAENAHERIHVAGILSDAERHHGRLLHSCRILGRPEAVEDVFHDLSVHGVRIDSIVLATPLDQLSAASQRSLAHLEKSHGIRVDHLTAQYGLSELTSNAGATVDDVLPERVNSPLVPVSGSGNLAPSSYLRWKRLIDATLALIGIICLAPSMVVIGIIVMLDVGYPLIFWQQRPGALGKPIRILKFRTMGRARDQNGRTLTDAERVSKIGTLLRRLRLDELPQVYNVLLGHMSLVGPRPLLPVDQPSFSAARLQLRPGLTGWAQIKGGRHLSIEDKAALDLWYIRNASFALDMLILLNTARMILFGERVDHRAIAQAWRDLRS, encoded by the coding sequence ATGCACCGTTTCGTTTTGCTGTCAGTTGATGTTGCGTTGATTGCAATTTCGACCTTGATGGCAATTGCTCTGTGCAGCCCTCAGGCATCATCTGCCCTCGCAGGGACGTATCTCCCTTTCACGATGGCCGTTGCAGTTCCTGCGCTGTTGATTTTCGGATTGAATCGCACCGTTTGGCGGTTCACGTCGCTGAATGATTGTTTGCCGATCCTCGCCGTCGCCATTTGGATCGTGACGCTGGCGATGGCGGCGGTTTTTTCCTTCGATGGCGTGCAGGCCATTCCCCTTTCATTGCCGGTGATGCACGGACTGCTCATTCTATGCCTGCTCGTGGGAGTGCGCGCAGCGATGCGTCTGCGCCACGCGCTGAGACGCCGCGCGCGGCTGGCGAGAGCACTCGCTCGCGATGGACGGCAAAGCGTTCTGCTCATCGGTCTGAGCCCGGTCGCCGAACTTTTCCTGCGTTGCGCCGCAGAGAATGCCCACGAGCGTATCCACGTCGCCGGCATATTGTCCGACGCCGAGCGGCACCACGGCCGATTGTTGCACTCATGCAGGATCCTCGGTCGCCCTGAAGCCGTGGAAGACGTATTTCATGACCTCTCGGTTCACGGTGTCCGAATCGACAGCATCGTGCTTGCAACGCCGTTAGATCAGCTGTCTGCGGCCTCGCAGAGGTCGTTGGCCCATTTGGAAAAGAGCCACGGCATTCGCGTGGACCATCTCACGGCGCAATATGGTTTGAGCGAGCTGACGTCCAATGCCGGGGCCACTGTTGATGATGTTTTGCCCGAGCGGGTAAACTCCCCGCTAGTCCCGGTCTCCGGCAGCGGCAACCTCGCGCCAAGTTCGTATTTGCGATGGAAGCGCCTGATCGACGCGACGCTGGCGTTGATCGGCATAATTTGCTTAGCGCCTTCGATGGTGGTCATCGGCATTATCGTCATGCTGGATGTCGGATATCCGCTGATATTCTGGCAGCAGCGGCCGGGGGCATTGGGGAAGCCGATACGGATACTGAAGTTTCGCACGATGGGACGCGCGCGCGACCAGAACGGACGCACGTTGACCGATGCGGAGCGTGTCTCGAAAATCGGAACTCTACTTCGCCGCCTTCGGCTCGACGAGCTGCCCCAGGTCTACAATGTGCTGCTCGGACATATGTCGCTCGTGGGACCGCGACCGCTGTTGCCAGTCGACCAGCCGTCGTTCTCCGCGGCGCGTTTGCAGCTTCGGCCCGGGTTGACCGGCTGGGCGCAAATCAAAGGCGGCCGCCACCTCTCCATAGAGGACAAGGCCGCGCTGGACCTGTGGTACATCAGGAATGCGTCGTTCGCGCTTGATATGCTGATCCTCCTCAACACCGCCCGGATGATCCTTTTCGGCGAGCGGGTCGACCATCGGGCCATAGCCCAGGCGTGGCGCGACCTCAGGTCGTAG
- a CDS encoding WcaF family extracellular polysaccharide biosynthesis acetyltransferase, producing MQLDAYDSRGFQRGKPAWVEALWILAQWAFLRSQIPGSPQRRLILRMFGARIGTGVTIKPGVRVKFPWRLTIGDYSWIGEDVWIDNLAAVSIGSHCCISQGTYLCSGNHDWAAVAFDLRAEPIRICDSVWIGARSVVAPGVTIREGCILTLGSVATRTTPPWSINSGNPAKPIKARPRSSPEIALREAAHT from the coding sequence GTGCAGCTTGACGCCTATGACAGCCGCGGCTTCCAGAGAGGCAAGCCGGCCTGGGTCGAAGCACTCTGGATATTGGCGCAATGGGCTTTCTTGCGGTCTCAAATTCCGGGTTCGCCACAGCGGCGCCTGATCCTGCGCATGTTCGGCGCGCGTATCGGAACGGGCGTAACGATCAAGCCGGGTGTCCGTGTAAAGTTTCCCTGGCGGCTGACGATCGGCGACTATTCCTGGATCGGCGAAGACGTGTGGATCGATAATCTCGCCGCCGTCTCGATAGGTTCGCATTGCTGCATATCGCAGGGGACTTATCTCTGCTCCGGAAATCACGATTGGGCAGCCGTCGCCTTTGATCTCCGGGCGGAGCCAATACGCATCTGCGACAGCGTTTGGATCGGAGCACGCAGCGTCGTAGCTCCCGGCGTGACAATCCGGGAGGGCTGCATTCTGACATTGGGCAGCGTCGCGACGCGGACGACGCCGCCTTGGAGCATCAACAGCGGAAATCCTGCGAAGCCGATCAAAGCGCGTCCCCGTTCATCACCAGAGATCGCGTTGCGCGAGGCGGCGCATACGTGA
- a CDS encoding glycosyltransferase family 4 protein produces MRIALLFRSYGPYHIARLQALRLCHPAVALEHSSNDPDYNWDAIEKKHEARVVSLSKGEGSSKSGAYFMANLADELVRFSADVIAIPGYSEPFALAALRVSHALGLRAVLMSDTHAGSVRGCFSREILKRQLLPLYQSALVAGSPHAEYLASLGFPEDKIETGFDVVDNRHFANAISSSANHASTRYDLPQSYFFCSARFIGKKNLLSLLEAFADYRREQGGDAWDLVLAGDGPLRDAITRRAAELCVASNVYLLGHNSYADLPGAYARAGAFVLPSIVDEWGLVVNEAMAAGLPVLVSKGAGCHRDLVENGVNGFVFDPMNVAELSRLMGVVATSAGRKEMGNASRRIIANWDLDRFATGLVAAAEIAKRSHSRKRFCIGSAVATALSLRV; encoded by the coding sequence ATGAGAATAGCGCTGCTATTTCGCAGCTACGGGCCGTATCACATCGCGCGCCTGCAAGCTCTCCGGCTATGTCATCCGGCCGTCGCGCTGGAGCATTCCAGTAACGATCCTGATTACAATTGGGACGCGATTGAGAAAAAGCACGAAGCGCGCGTTGTCTCGCTGTCCAAAGGTGAGGGCAGTAGCAAGAGCGGTGCATACTTCATGGCCAATCTTGCTGACGAACTTGTCCGGTTCTCGGCAGACGTCATCGCTATTCCAGGATATTCTGAGCCGTTTGCTTTGGCGGCCCTCCGCGTGAGCCACGCACTTGGATTACGGGCTGTCTTGATGAGCGACACGCATGCGGGCAGCGTTCGCGGATGCTTCAGTCGCGAAATATTGAAGAGGCAGTTGCTGCCTCTCTATCAGTCGGCACTGGTCGCAGGGTCACCGCACGCGGAATACCTGGCGTCGCTCGGCTTCCCGGAAGACAAAATCGAAACCGGCTTTGATGTCGTGGACAACCGGCATTTTGCGAACGCCATTAGCAGCAGCGCGAACCACGCGTCGACGCGATACGACCTACCGCAGTCTTACTTCTTTTGTAGCGCCCGGTTCATCGGCAAAAAAAACCTGCTGAGCCTGTTGGAGGCATTCGCGGATTATCGCCGCGAGCAAGGGGGGGATGCGTGGGACCTCGTCCTGGCCGGTGATGGACCGCTCCGCGACGCCATCACTCGCCGCGCCGCCGAGCTTTGTGTCGCGTCAAATGTCTATCTCCTCGGTCACAACAGTTACGCAGATCTGCCCGGCGCTTATGCCAGAGCTGGCGCATTCGTCCTTCCGAGCATCGTCGACGAATGGGGGCTCGTTGTGAACGAGGCCATGGCAGCCGGACTCCCGGTGCTTGTATCGAAAGGCGCAGGATGCCATCGCGATCTCGTGGAAAACGGCGTGAACGGCTTCGTCTTCGATCCGATGAATGTCGCCGAACTCTCGAGACTAATGGGAGTTGTCGCGACGTCCGCCGGACGGAAGGAAATGGGCAACGCGAGTCGACGCATCATTGCCAATTGGGATCTCGACCGCTTCGCGACGGGGCTCGTCGCGGCTGCCGAGATAGCTAAGCGATCGCATTCTCGAAAGCGTTTCTGCATCGGCAGCGCGGTCGCTACCGCGCTATCGCTTCGGGTCTGA
- a CDS encoding glycosyltransferase family 4 protein: protein MHDQASLRFAVLQPGARLHYALPAVLQRAGMLQRLYTDFANGGPLRHLEKVLPRSLQPAPVRRMLGRKVPAEIPRSKVRQVHTDIVRERVVRLLSNGSSNSAASMLAVARKERFGGANAIYTVLVNEDIEACREAKDGGRTIVHEAMLGPDVGLWLEEEHKRFPGRLHGAFSVDRVHAGRERDRMKYQLADLIIAPSDFVKRAVVDLGADVSRVAVVPYGIDESWLDADPRPVQGRALFVGSVGLRKGSHYLAEATRLLAQRRVSCDVRVVGPVDRRILRDPMFFGPDYVDQIPRTKVREEFATADVFVLPTLCEGSALVHLEAMACGVPVITTPNCGSVVRDGVDGIIVPIRSAIAIADAIERIVTDRKLRESMSRNARERAAEFTLERYGERLVSVLRKLQPTN from the coding sequence ATGCATGATCAGGCGTCCTTGCGTTTTGCGGTGCTGCAACCTGGTGCCCGCCTGCACTATGCGCTGCCTGCAGTTTTGCAACGCGCCGGAATGCTTCAGCGCTTGTATACGGACTTCGCCAACGGCGGCCCTTTGCGCCACCTGGAAAAGGTCTTGCCGCGCTCACTGCAGCCGGCACCGGTCCGTCGCATGCTGGGCAGGAAAGTTCCGGCGGAAATTCCGCGCTCGAAGGTGAGACAGGTTCACACCGACATCGTTCGCGAGCGTGTTGTGAGATTACTCTCGAACGGCTCCTCGAATAGCGCCGCGTCGATGCTCGCCGTCGCGCGCAAGGAGCGCTTCGGTGGCGCGAACGCCATCTATACCGTTCTCGTGAACGAAGATATCGAAGCCTGCCGCGAAGCGAAGGATGGCGGTCGCACAATCGTGCATGAGGCCATGCTTGGTCCTGACGTCGGCCTCTGGCTGGAGGAAGAGCATAAGCGATTTCCCGGCCGCCTTCATGGCGCATTCTCGGTTGACCGGGTACACGCGGGGCGCGAACGAGACCGCATGAAATATCAGCTTGCGGATCTGATAATTGCGCCATCTGACTTTGTGAAAAGGGCTGTCGTCGATCTGGGTGCCGATGTTTCACGGGTGGCAGTCGTTCCATATGGCATCGACGAAAGCTGGCTTGATGCCGATCCGCGTCCCGTGCAAGGACGCGCGTTGTTCGTTGGAAGCGTCGGGCTTCGTAAGGGTAGCCACTATCTCGCAGAAGCCACTCGGTTGCTGGCGCAAAGAAGAGTTTCCTGCGATGTGCGTGTCGTCGGCCCTGTCGATCGTCGCATCTTACGCGATCCCATGTTCTTTGGTCCTGACTATGTCGACCAAATCCCCCGAACCAAGGTGAGAGAGGAATTCGCCACCGCGGATGTCTTCGTGCTTCCGACGCTATGCGAGGGCTCCGCTTTGGTCCATCTCGAAGCGATGGCATGCGGCGTGCCTGTCATCACGACACCGAATTGCGGCTCTGTCGTCCGCGATGGCGTCGACGGCATCATCGTTCCGATCCGATCTGCGATTGCCATTGCCGACGCAATCGAACGCATCGTGACAGATCGCAAGCTGCGCGAATCCATGTCGCGCAATGCCAGAGAACGTGCCGCCGAATTTACATTGGAGCGGTATGGCGAGCGGCTCGTCTCAGTGCTTCGCAAATTGCAGCCAACCAACTAA
- a CDS encoding glycosyltransferase family 4 protein — protein sequence MIVFPHSTIEPAVRIVFINRFFYPDHSATGQMLTDLAFGLAENGATVSVIASRLRYDEPDAQLPSREKQRGVAIERISTSRFGRASLALRMIDYLTFYISAAWTLAHIARRGDIVVAMTDPPALSILVSVIARARGAISVNWLQDIFPEVAEALQVAGRRSSLLFAPFRLLRNLSLRRASMNLAIGTRMAKRLREFGVDEERISVIPNWSDIEAIWPVPSKENRLRAEWGLSNKFVVGYSGNLGRAHGIETLLDAIAATSQADEEAKICWLFIGGGACFEQLRRETERQGIANVVFRPYQPREKLAESLSVSDVHIVLLKPELEGLIVPSKFYGIAASGRPTVFVGAGDGEVARLINQFGCGATVASGDGHGLAETLAIFANDPERCRAMGQRGRAMCEANFGKKQAIAAWRKLLESLLDNRQQVAGNLDPDRPVEEVHQYDETIILR from the coding sequence GTGATCGTCTTTCCCCATTCAACAATTGAACCAGCCGTGCGCATCGTCTTCATCAATCGCTTTTTCTATCCGGACCATTCGGCGACCGGCCAGATGCTGACGGATCTGGCTTTCGGTCTCGCAGAGAACGGCGCGACAGTCTCAGTGATTGCAAGCCGGCTGCGTTACGACGAACCAGACGCGCAGCTGCCGTCGCGCGAAAAGCAAAGGGGCGTAGCGATCGAGCGCATCTCGACATCGCGCTTCGGCCGCGCGAGCCTTGCACTTCGGATGATCGATTATTTGACGTTTTACATCTCCGCGGCCTGGACGTTAGCGCACATCGCGCGTCGCGGCGACATCGTCGTCGCGATGACGGATCCTCCGGCGCTGTCGATTTTGGTGTCGGTTATCGCAAGGGCACGCGGTGCGATCTCCGTCAATTGGCTTCAGGATATTTTCCCCGAGGTCGCCGAAGCGCTTCAAGTCGCAGGAAGGCGGTCATCCCTGTTGTTCGCGCCGTTTCGCCTGCTGCGTAATCTCTCGTTGCGTCGCGCCTCGATGAACCTCGCAATCGGCACGCGTATGGCCAAGCGCCTTAGAGAATTCGGTGTCGACGAAGAGCGCATTTCCGTCATTCCGAACTGGTCGGATATCGAAGCGATATGGCCTGTGCCTTCCAAGGAAAATCGATTGCGCGCCGAATGGGGTCTATCGAACAAGTTCGTCGTTGGGTATTCGGGCAACCTTGGGCGCGCTCACGGCATTGAGACATTGCTCGACGCGATTGCCGCTACCAGTCAGGCTGATGAAGAGGCGAAGATCTGCTGGCTGTTCATCGGCGGCGGCGCGTGCTTTGAACAGTTGAGGCGCGAGACGGAACGTCAAGGCATCGCCAACGTCGTATTCCGGCCTTATCAACCTCGCGAAAAGCTCGCGGAAAGCCTGTCAGTGTCCGACGTTCATATCGTCCTGCTGAAGCCCGAACTCGAAGGCCTTATCGTGCCGAGTAAGTTCTACGGTATCGCCGCGTCAGGACGCCCGACCGTGTTTGTGGGAGCGGGCGACGGAGAGGTTGCGCGGCTGATAAATCAATTCGGATGCGGCGCGACGGTTGCCTCAGGCGACGGGCACGGCCTCGCCGAGACGCTTGCCATTTTTGCAAACGACCCTGAGCGTTGCCGCGCCATGGGTCAGCGCGGGCGAGCGATGTGTGAGGCCAATTTCGGCAAGAAACAAGCCATAGCCGCATGGAGAAAACTGCTCGAGAGCCTCCTAGACAACCGACAGCAAGTCGCCGGAAATCTTGACCCTGACCGGCCTGTTGAGGAAGTCCATCAATACGACGAGACGATCATTCTCCGCTAG